A portion of the Liberibacter crescens BT-1 genome contains these proteins:
- the serA gene encoding phosphoglycerate dehydrogenase — translation MVVRVLVSDQLSLASVQVFRDYGIEVDFQPEVGKDKVKLAEIIGNYDGLAVRSVTKVTDKLFSVANKLKIVGRAGIGTDNIDIASASRRGVIVMNTPFGNAITTAEHTLALMFAVARQIPDADFSTKQGKWEKSKFMGSEIFGKTLGVIGVGNVGSIVCSRALGLKMKVIAFDPFLSKERAAEMGIRKEELKELLAQSDFITLHVPLTDKTRNILNADTLSMAKPGVRIINCARGGLVDESALAAAIQSGHVAGAGFDVFEVEPALESPLFGLKNVVCTPHLGASTVEAQEKVALQLAHQMSAYLTQGVISNAINMASITPEEAHLIKPFIRLADYLGSFVGQLIEEPIKKIEIIYDGSTVNMNTKALSSAALAGLTRVWMEEVNMVSAPLIIKEKGIVFSEIKRGKSGIWDGYIALIVRGEKSTYSVAGTIFANSKPKLIKIQNIHLEADIGRHMVYIVNTDVPGTIGYIGNVLGDFGVNIANFQLGREKETGNALALLYVDDPVSDNVLVKLISHPSILFAKRFRFNVD, via the coding sequence ATGGTAGTTCGTGTTCTTGTGTCTGATCAATTGTCTTTGGCATCTGTGCAGGTGTTTCGTGATTATGGTATTGAAGTGGATTTTCAGCCAGAAGTAGGTAAGGATAAAGTCAAGCTTGCTGAGATTATTGGCAATTATGATGGTCTTGCTGTTCGTTCTGTTACAAAGGTAACAGATAAGTTATTTTCTGTTGCAAATAAACTTAAAATTGTTGGTAGAGCAGGAATTGGTACTGATAATATTGATATTGCATCTGCGTCACGTCGTGGTGTTATTGTTATGAATACGCCTTTTGGGAATGCCATTACAACTGCTGAACATACTCTTGCTTTGATGTTTGCGGTTGCCCGTCAAATACCTGATGCTGATTTTTCTACTAAACAGGGTAAGTGGGAAAAATCTAAATTTATGGGTTCAGAGATTTTTGGTAAGACATTGGGGGTTATAGGTGTAGGTAATGTTGGATCAATTGTTTGTTCTCGTGCTCTTGGTCTTAAAATGAAAGTTATCGCTTTTGATCCTTTTCTTTCTAAGGAGCGAGCTGCAGAAATGGGGATTAGAAAAGAAGAGCTTAAAGAGCTTTTGGCTCAATCCGATTTTATCACTTTGCATGTTCCTCTTACCGATAAGACCCGCAATATTTTGAATGCGGATACTTTATCAATGGCTAAACCAGGAGTTCGTATTATTAATTGTGCACGTGGTGGATTGGTGGACGAGAGTGCATTGGCAGCAGCAATACAATCTGGTCATGTTGCTGGTGCAGGATTTGATGTTTTTGAAGTGGAACCAGCTTTGGAAAGTCCTTTGTTTGGTTTGAAAAATGTTGTTTGTACACCGCATCTTGGTGCTTCAACCGTGGAAGCACAAGAAAAAGTTGCGCTTCAGTTAGCGCATCAGATGTCTGCATATTTGACGCAGGGAGTGATTTCGAATGCTATTAATATGGCCTCTATTACTCCTGAAGAAGCTCATTTAATAAAGCCATTTATTCGACTTGCTGATTATCTTGGGTCTTTTGTTGGGCAATTGATAGAAGAGCCAATTAAAAAAATTGAAATTATATATGATGGCTCTACTGTTAATATGAATACCAAAGCATTGAGTAGCGCTGCTTTGGCAGGGTTAACACGCGTATGGATGGAAGAAGTCAATATGGTTTCTGCTCCTTTGATAATCAAGGAAAAAGGAATCGTTTTTTCAGAGATAAAACGTGGTAAAAGCGGTATTTGGGATGGGTATATTGCATTGATTGTAAGAGGAGAAAAGTCTACCTATTCCGTTGCAGGAACAATTTTTGCAAATTCTAAGCCCAAACTTATTAAAATTCAGAATATACATCTTGAAGCTGATATAGGGCGCCATATGGTTTACATTGTTAATACAGATGTTCCGGGTACTATTGGATATATAGGGAATGTATTAGGAGATTTTGGTGTAAATATTGCGAATTTTCAATTGGGTCGTGAAAAAGAAACTGGTAATGCCCTAGCATTGCTTTATGTGGATGATCCTGTTTCTGATAATGTTCTGGTTAAGCTAATATCTCATCCTTCAATTTTGTTTGCTAAACGGTTTAGATTTAATGTTGATTAA
- a CDS encoding phosphoserine transaminase, giving the protein MLNIKSKPTSRTTSPFFSSGPCAKRPGWSLSALEGAVVGRSHRSTDGKAKLKRAIDLTRDVLRIPDSYRIAIVPASDTGAVEMALWSLLGARGVDVLAWESFGSGWVTDIVQQLKIPDVRIFEAPYGKLPDFSKIDFDRDVVFPWNGTTSGVRIPNANFIPSNCKGLVICDATSAVFAQSLDFEKLDVITFSWQKVLGGEGGHGILVLSPRAVERLESYKPTWPLPKIFRMTKKGKLIEGLFSGETINTPSMLCVEDYIDALLWCQSIGGLDAFIKRSDENADVLYRFILQNDWIENLAVDLETRSNTSVCMKIVDPDIVCLGVTAQAAFAKSVVSLLEKERVAFDIGSYRDAPPGFRVWTGATVNRDDLLLLCDWFVWAFFTQKNSFLKTFS; this is encoded by the coding sequence ATGTTAAATATAAAAAGCAAGCCTACTTCTAGGACAACTTCTCCTTTTTTTTCTTCTGGCCCATGTGCAAAACGTCCTGGTTGGTCGTTATCAGCATTAGAAGGTGCTGTTGTTGGTCGTTCTCATCGTTCTACTGATGGTAAAGCAAAGCTCAAAAGGGCTATAGATCTAACGCGTGATGTTTTAAGGATACCGGATAGTTATCGTATTGCTATTGTTCCTGCTTCCGATACAGGAGCTGTTGAAATGGCTCTATGGTCTTTATTGGGAGCTCGTGGTGTTGATGTTCTGGCATGGGAAAGTTTTGGGTCAGGCTGGGTTACAGATATTGTTCAGCAGTTAAAAATTCCTGATGTTCGGATATTTGAAGCTCCTTACGGTAAGTTGCCAGATTTTTCTAAGATAGATTTTGATCGTGATGTTGTTTTCCCTTGGAATGGGACTACTTCTGGGGTGCGTATTCCGAATGCCAATTTTATTCCCAGCAATTGTAAAGGGTTGGTTATCTGTGATGCAACTTCTGCGGTTTTTGCTCAATCTCTTGATTTTGAAAAGCTCGATGTTATCACTTTTTCCTGGCAGAAGGTTTTGGGTGGTGAAGGGGGGCATGGTATTCTTGTTTTGTCACCTCGTGCTGTTGAGAGACTTGAGAGTTATAAGCCGACTTGGCCTTTGCCCAAGATTTTTCGTATGACCAAGAAAGGGAAGTTAATTGAAGGGTTATTCTCAGGAGAAACAATCAATACCCCTTCTATGTTATGCGTTGAGGATTATATTGATGCGTTGTTGTGGTGTCAAAGTATAGGCGGTCTTGATGCTTTTATAAAGCGTTCTGATGAAAACGCAGATGTTTTGTATCGTTTTATTCTGCAAAATGATTGGATTGAAAATCTTGCTGTTGATTTGGAGACACGTTCTAATACATCTGTTTGTATGAAGATTGTTGATCCTGATATTGTTTGTTTGGGTGTTACTGCCCAGGCTGCTTTTGCCAAGTCTGTTGTTTCTCTTTTGGAAAAAGAAAGAGTTGCTTTTGATATTGGCTCGTATCGTGATGCTCCTCCTGGGTTTCGTGTATGGACAGGAGCAACGGTTAATCGAGATGATCTTTTGTTATTGTGTGATTGGTTTGTTTGGGCTTTTTTTACGCAGAAAAATTCATTCCTTAAAACTTTTTCGTAA
- a CDS encoding peptidoglycan -binding protein yields the protein MALSSRRRRSERVVDYWPGFVDALTTLLMAIMFLLTVFVVAQFILNREINGRDKVLSRLYSQIEELTQILSLERSEKHNIEDSLQNLRASLSESEGERSRLRQMLDSAQKGGASVENQPGAEKKKSINQIEILNQQIAALRAQIRAVEIALQASESKDKQNQGKISDLGRRLNIALAQRVQELNRYRSDFFGRLREILSKRDDIRVVGDRFVFQSEVLFPPGISDLNDAGKNEMNHLAVAVLELNKEIPPEINWVLRVDGHTDDTPFLSSNGKYADNWQLSVARAVSVVKYLLSKGVPAKRLVAAGFGEYQPLVEGFTPEARAANRRIELKLTER from the coding sequence ATGGCTCTATCTTCTCGTCGGCGCCGTAGTGAGCGGGTTGTTGATTATTGGCCTGGTTTTGTTGATGCTTTGACAACGTTGCTAATGGCAATTATGTTTTTGTTGACTGTATTTGTTGTTGCTCAATTCATTCTTAACCGAGAAATTAATGGTAGAGATAAGGTTCTGTCGCGTTTATATAGCCAAATTGAAGAATTAACTCAGATTCTTAGTCTTGAGCGATCAGAGAAGCATAATATAGAGGACTCACTTCAAAATCTTAGAGCTTCTCTTTCTGAGTCAGAAGGCGAGCGTTCTCGTTTGCGACAGATGCTTGATTCAGCTCAAAAAGGGGGAGCTTCTGTTGAAAATCAGCCCGGAGCTGAGAAAAAGAAGTCAATCAATCAGATAGAGATTCTTAATCAGCAAATTGCAGCGTTACGAGCGCAAATTAGAGCCGTAGAAATTGCTTTACAGGCTTCTGAATCTAAGGATAAGCAAAATCAGGGGAAGATATCTGATTTAGGTCGTCGACTTAATATTGCTCTTGCTCAGCGGGTTCAGGAATTAAATCGGTATCGATCTGATTTTTTTGGGCGTTTGAGAGAGATTCTTTCAAAACGGGATGATATTAGAGTCGTAGGGGATCGGTTTGTTTTTCAATCTGAGGTTTTGTTTCCGCCTGGGATAAGTGATTTGAATGATGCTGGTAAAAATGAAATGAATCATCTTGCTGTGGCAGTTCTTGAGTTGAATAAGGAAATTCCTCCAGAAATCAATTGGGTTCTTCGCGTGGATGGCCACACAGATGATACTCCTTTTTTGTCCAGTAATGGAAAATATGCTGATAATTGGCAATTATCAGTTGCACGAGCTGTTTCTGTTGTCAAATATCTTTTGAGTAAAGGAGTTCCAGCCAAGCGTCTTGTTGCAGCTGGTTTTGGAGAGTATCAGCCTCTTGTTGAAGGATTTACTCCTGAGGCACGCGCTGCTAATCGTCGTATTGAGCTGAAACTTACAGAACGATAA
- a CDS encoding inositol monophosphatase family protein, whose protein sequence is MARSALLNVMVDAALKAGKSLSRDFGEVQNLQVSLKGPANFVSQADLKAQKIISDELMHARPAYGFLGEEEKEILGSDGVNRWIVDPLDGTTNFLHAIPQFAVSIALERHKEIVASVIFNPITDELYTAERGAGAFLNDRRLRVATRRYLLDSVICCGVPHLGHGNHDYFLKQLSRVMQEVSGIRRFGAASLDLAYVASGRFDGFWEKGLAPWDIAAGILLIREAGGFTTDFSGNNMMFKTGEIVAGNQHIHKALLQVIGFDLETN, encoded by the coding sequence ATGGCTCGTTCTGCTCTTTTAAATGTCATGGTTGATGCAGCTTTGAAAGCTGGCAAGTCGTTGTCGCGTGATTTTGGTGAAGTCCAGAATCTTCAGGTTTCCTTAAAAGGACCAGCTAATTTCGTTTCACAAGCTGATTTAAAAGCCCAAAAGATTATTAGCGATGAATTGATGCATGCTCGTCCTGCATATGGATTTCTGGGAGAAGAAGAAAAAGAGATTTTAGGTTCTGATGGCGTGAACCGGTGGATTGTTGATCCATTGGATGGTACTACAAATTTTTTACATGCGATTCCACAATTTGCTGTTTCTATCGCTCTGGAACGTCATAAAGAAATCGTTGCTTCTGTTATTTTTAATCCTATTACAGATGAGCTCTATACTGCTGAGCGTGGTGCGGGAGCTTTTCTTAATGATCGCCGTTTACGTGTTGCTACTCGACGGTACCTTCTAGATTCTGTGATTTGTTGTGGTGTGCCTCATCTTGGACATGGAAATCATGATTACTTTTTAAAGCAATTAAGTCGGGTTATGCAAGAAGTTTCTGGTATTCGCCGTTTTGGTGCTGCTTCTCTTGATCTTGCTTATGTTGCTTCTGGTCGTTTTGATGGTTTTTGGGAAAAGGGTCTTGCTCCGTGGGATATTGCAGCAGGAATTCTTCTTATTCGTGAAGCAGGGGGATTTACTACTGATTTTTCTGGTAATAATATGATGTTTAAAACAGGTGAAATTGTTGCTGGTAATCAGCATATCCATAAAGCGCTTCTTCAAGTTATAGGTTTTGATCTTGAGACTAATTAG
- a CDS encoding tetratricopeptide repeat protein, protein MAPPFVNFSVVPRSYINTINPFDLLMPSLQDNAFDPSRTLIDKNISSSVSSSNETFDDAYAAFQRGLYLTALDKALKYAEKGNVSAQTLVGLILGEGLGVKRNIKQAAFWYEKAAEAGDPAAMLRYAFILINGKDVQRNKERGYAFIKKAADKNDASAQFNYAQILVKENPGHKGLELALSYYEKAAKQGIVDAQYAVACIYNSLPQLPEEKKKLSRQWMMRAAKAGFDTAQLDMGLWFINGIGGERDYKKGFEWLSIAANRGNVLAQNRLAYLYFNALGTKPDLVEAVKWYVLSRKAGLNDPILEGFYVGVPDILQNLGVKKADSFIAAHSLSIS, encoded by the coding sequence ATGGCTCCCCCTTTTGTTAATTTTTCTGTTGTTCCAAGAAGTTATATCAATACGATTAATCCCTTTGATCTCCTTATGCCATCTCTTCAGGATAATGCTTTTGATCCTTCAAGGACGCTGATCGATAAAAATATTTCGTCAAGTGTAAGTTCTAGTAATGAGACTTTTGATGACGCTTATGCTGCATTTCAGCGTGGTTTATATCTTACGGCGCTCGATAAGGCTTTAAAATATGCAGAGAAAGGCAATGTTTCTGCACAGACTTTGGTAGGATTGATTCTAGGTGAAGGTTTGGGTGTAAAACGTAATATAAAACAGGCTGCTTTCTGGTATGAAAAGGCTGCTGAAGCTGGTGATCCTGCGGCTATGTTAAGATATGCATTTATTCTTATTAATGGGAAAGATGTTCAGCGTAATAAAGAGCGTGGGTATGCTTTTATTAAGAAGGCTGCAGATAAGAATGATGCTTCTGCACAATTTAACTATGCTCAAATCCTTGTTAAGGAAAATCCTGGACATAAAGGTCTTGAGTTGGCTTTATCTTATTACGAGAAAGCAGCAAAACAAGGAATAGTAGATGCTCAGTATGCTGTTGCTTGTATTTATAATAGTTTACCTCAATTACCAGAAGAAAAGAAAAAGCTGTCTCGCCAATGGATGATGAGAGCTGCAAAGGCTGGTTTTGATACTGCGCAGCTGGATATGGGTCTTTGGTTTATTAATGGTATTGGAGGTGAGCGTGATTATAAGAAAGGCTTTGAATGGCTTTCTATTGCCGCTAATCGAGGGAATGTTTTGGCTCAGAATAGATTGGCGTATTTGTATTTTAATGCTCTTGGAACAAAGCCTGATCTCGTTGAAGCTGTAAAATGGTATGTACTGTCCCGTAAGGCAGGTCTGAATGATCCAATATTAGAAGGTTTTTATGTTGGTGTTCCTGATATTTTACAAAATCTTGGAGTAAAAAAAGCAGACTCTTTTATTGCTGCGCATTCCTTAAGCATATCCTGA
- the purE gene encoding 5-(carboxyamino)imidazole ribonucleotide mutase has protein sequence MVESPPIAIVMGSQSDWKIMKETADMLDILGINYEARIISAHRTPDRLINFGKSAYTEGFKVIIAGAGGAAHLPGMLASITSLPVLGVPIPSQTLCGQDSLLSIVQMPAGIPVGTMAIGKAGAINGALLAAAILALENTDIADRLDDWRLKQTSSVAEYPTDDFL, from the coding sequence ATGGTTGAAAGTCCTCCTATAGCTATTGTAATGGGAAGCCAATCTGACTGGAAAATCATGAAAGAAACTGCTGACATGCTTGATATTCTTGGCATTAATTATGAAGCACGTATTATTTCAGCACATCGCACACCTGATCGTTTGATAAATTTTGGTAAAAGTGCCTATACAGAAGGTTTTAAAGTGATTATTGCAGGAGCAGGAGGTGCCGCTCATCTTCCAGGAATGCTTGCCTCCATAACATCTCTTCCTGTCTTAGGAGTCCCTATTCCATCACAAACACTCTGCGGACAAGATAGTTTGCTATCCATTGTACAAATGCCTGCCGGCATACCTGTAGGAACCATGGCTATCGGTAAAGCTGGAGCAATCAATGGAGCCCTGCTAGCAGCAGCAATTCTAGCTCTCGAAAATACAGATATTGCTGATCGTCTGGATGATTGGCGTCTCAAACAAACATCATCAGTAGCTGAATATCCAACGGACGATTTTTTATGA
- a CDS encoding 5-(carboxyamino)imidazole ribonucleotide synthase, with protein MKSDTIGIVGGGQLARMLAMAAARLNFRIIILEPNPSCPAAQVANKHLVANYDDLDALDEFSRLCKIVTYEFENIPIQATHYLTTRLPVYPSPEALKISQDRLFEKCFFRNCGINTAHFYEINSQSDIEKKLADFTGKGIFKTRRMGYDGKGQYLYHSDESLEKIYSSLGNNPLIFEEFVPFKCEISIIAARSVNNLITYYDPIENTHDQGILKTSKVPANINSTTITAAYKAVEKILIALNYIGVLCVEFFITDDERLIANEMAPRVHNSGHWTEAACVVSQFEQHIRSISNLPLGKTSRHSDCIMHNIIGNEINTATEWLKHDSAFIHLYGKSEALPRRKMGHITQIFSLPKKF; from the coding sequence ATGAAATCAGATACCATTGGAATCGTTGGAGGTGGTCAACTGGCACGTATGCTGGCAATGGCAGCTGCACGCTTAAATTTTCGTATTATCATTCTGGAACCCAACCCCTCATGTCCTGCGGCCCAAGTTGCAAACAAACACCTCGTTGCCAATTATGACGATTTAGATGCATTAGATGAATTTTCCCGTCTTTGCAAAATTGTAACTTATGAATTTGAAAACATTCCTATACAAGCAACACATTATCTGACAACACGTCTTCCTGTTTATCCATCACCAGAAGCTCTAAAAATTTCCCAAGATCGTCTTTTCGAAAAGTGCTTTTTCAGAAATTGTGGTATCAATACCGCTCATTTTTATGAAATCAATTCACAATCAGATATAGAAAAAAAACTAGCTGATTTTACAGGTAAAGGTATATTCAAAACAAGACGCATGGGATATGATGGCAAAGGACAATATCTATATCATTCTGATGAATCTTTGGAGAAAATTTATTCTTCTCTTGGCAATAACCCACTAATATTTGAAGAATTTGTGCCTTTTAAATGTGAAATTTCTATTATTGCTGCACGCTCTGTCAATAATCTTATTACTTATTATGATCCAATAGAAAACACACATGATCAAGGGATTCTTAAAACCTCAAAAGTTCCGGCCAATATAAACAGTACAACGATCACCGCTGCTTATAAAGCAGTTGAAAAGATCCTTATTGCCCTTAATTATATTGGGGTTCTCTGTGTAGAATTTTTTATCACAGATGATGAAAGATTAATTGCCAATGAAATGGCTCCACGTGTTCATAATTCCGGGCATTGGACAGAAGCTGCCTGCGTCGTTTCACAATTCGAGCAACATATTCGCAGCATCAGCAATCTTCCTCTCGGGAAAACTTCTCGTCATTCAGATTGCATCATGCATAATATCATTGGGAATGAAATCAATACCGCCACTGAGTGGCTCAAGCACGATTCTGCTTTTATTCATCTTTATGGAAAGTCAGAAGCATTACCGCGTCGAAAGATGGGACACATCACACAAATTTTTTCTCTTCCAAAAAAATTTTAA
- a CDS encoding ribosomal protein bL36 gives MKIRNSLRAVKTRHRLNRLVYRKGRIYIINKLNPRYKVRQG, from the coding sequence ATGAAAATAAGAAATTCTCTCAGAGCTGTTAAGACACGGCATCGTTTAAATCGACTTGTTTACCGCAAAGGCCGTATTTATATCATCAATAAATTAAATCCACGTTATAAGGTACGTCAAGGATAA
- the sufA gene encoding Fe-S cluster assembly scaffold SufA gives MVSGNVITITDAAVSRVNEIVNNAEPSVQGIRIGIKKGGCAGLEYTINLVTTPDSKDDMVEKDGAKIWIDSSSLLYLIGLELDFEVTRLHSRFKFCNPNQISSCGCGDSVELKKAKLEEDIRN, from the coding sequence ATGGTAAGTGGCAATGTAATAACCATTACAGATGCTGCCGTATCTCGTGTTAATGAGATTGTTAACAATGCAGAGCCTTCTGTGCAAGGAATTCGTATTGGAATTAAAAAAGGTGGTTGTGCAGGGTTGGAGTATACCATTAATCTGGTAACTACACCAGATAGCAAAGATGATATGGTTGAGAAAGATGGTGCAAAAATATGGATTGATTCTTCTTCTTTGCTTTATTTGATTGGTTTAGAGCTTGATTTTGAAGTTACTCGCCTTCATTCTAGATTTAAATTTTGTAATCCAAATCAAATTTCATCTTGTGGTTGCGGAGATTCTGTAGAGTTAAAAAAAGCAAAACTTGAAGAAGATATTAGGAATTAA
- a CDS encoding SUF system Fe-S cluster assembly protein, whose product MGIDDSLDKILKDEQDTEDYKNNTVLSIPEAELATISDNIISALKTVYDPEIPADVFELGLIYKIDIDDNRLVKILMTLTSPGCPVAGEIPKWVENAVSTVEGISGVEVSMTFDPPWTSDRMSEEAQVAIGYY is encoded by the coding sequence ATGGGTATTGATGACAGTCTTGATAAGATCTTAAAGGATGAACAAGACACAGAAGATTATAAAAATAATACTGTGTTATCTATTCCAGAGGCTGAGTTAGCTACAATTTCTGACAATATTATTTCTGCTTTAAAGACAGTTTATGATCCAGAAATACCGGCTGATGTATTTGAACTTGGACTTATTTATAAAATTGATATTGATGATAATCGATTAGTTAAAATATTGATGACGCTGACTTCTCCTGGATGTCCTGTTGCAGGTGAAATACCTAAATGGGTAGAGAATGCAGTAAGTACAGTAGAAGGTATTTCAGGAGTAGAAGTTTCTATGACATTTGATCCTCCATGGACATCAGATCGTATGTCAGAGGAGGCACAAGTTGCTATTGGCTATTATTGA
- a CDS encoding aminotransferase class V-fold PLP-dependent enzyme produces MTYDIQAIRQDFPILAQKIYGKPLIYLDNAASAQKPQVMIDTIVKVYCQEYSNVHRGIHFLSNAATEAYEAARGKVCRFMNTSSPEEIVFTKSSTEAINTVAYSWGMENIREGDEIVLSIMEHHSNIVPWHFLRERCGAKLIWIPVDSNGVLDIEEFTKSLTERTKLVAITHVSNVLGTKVPIKDICRIAHEHGVPVLVDGSQGAVHVPLDVRDLDCDWYTMTGHKLYGPSGIGVLYGKEDRLQEMRPFMGGGEMIIEVDQDSISYNLPPYRFEAGTPPIVQAIALGASLDYIESIGRDSIFDYEEKLAAYVKERLMSMSACHLVGNASERAGIFSFQLGKIHSYDLAMLLDKRGIAVRSGSHCAQPLLKFLGINSLCRVSFSMYNTHEEVDKLIESLEYALHVFN; encoded by the coding sequence ATGACTTATGATATTCAAGCGATACGTCAAGATTTTCCTATACTGGCACAAAAAATTTATGGAAAACCTCTCATCTACCTTGATAATGCCGCTTCTGCTCAAAAACCCCAGGTAATGATTGACACGATAGTTAAAGTTTATTGCCAGGAATATTCTAATGTACATCGTGGAATACATTTTTTGTCTAACGCAGCAACAGAAGCCTATGAAGCTGCGCGTGGTAAAGTTTGTCGTTTTATGAATACCTCTTCTCCCGAAGAAATTGTTTTTACAAAATCTTCTACAGAAGCAATTAATACCGTTGCTTATAGTTGGGGGATGGAAAATATTCGTGAGGGTGATGAAATTGTTTTATCTATTATGGAGCATCATTCGAATATTGTTCCGTGGCATTTTTTACGAGAGCGTTGTGGAGCTAAATTGATTTGGATTCCAGTAGATAGTAATGGTGTCCTAGATATAGAGGAATTTACAAAATCTTTAACAGAGCGTACAAAATTAGTTGCAATCACGCATGTTTCGAATGTTCTAGGAACAAAGGTGCCTATTAAGGATATCTGTCGTATTGCACATGAGCATGGAGTTCCTGTTTTAGTTGATGGCAGCCAAGGAGCTGTGCATGTTCCACTTGATGTTCGTGATCTTGATTGTGATTGGTATACAATGACTGGACATAAGCTTTATGGTCCATCAGGTATTGGAGTGCTTTATGGCAAGGAAGATCGTCTTCAGGAAATGAGACCTTTTATGGGCGGTGGAGAGATGATTATTGAAGTTGATCAAGACAGCATTTCCTATAATCTTCCTCCATATCGGTTTGAAGCAGGAACTCCTCCGATTGTGCAGGCTATAGCTCTTGGTGCTTCCTTGGATTATATAGAATCTATTGGTCGAGATAGTATTTTTGATTATGAAGAAAAATTAGCAGCCTATGTCAAGGAACGTTTAATGTCAATGAGTGCTTGTCATTTAGTAGGTAATGCTTCAGAAAGAGCCGGTATTTTTTCTTTCCAGTTAGGAAAGATTCATTCTTATGATCTTGCAATGTTGTTGGATAAGAGAGGTATTGCTGTTCGGTCCGGGTCACATTGTGCGCAGCCGCTCCTGAAATTTTTAGGGATAAATTCTCTTTGTCGGGTTTCTTTTTCGATGTATAATACTCATGAAGAGGTTGATAAACTTATTGAATCTTTGGAATATGCTCTTCATGTTTTTAATTAG
- the sufD gene encoding Fe-S cluster assembly protein SufD, whose protein sequence is MLPGNQDVLAVRNRLFQDFCNQGFPTPKVEFWHYTNLKTLLKSLPEDKEFSFDNLVPDCLVKDSYQLFVKQGKAYDTKITGINIDRFSQFLENGKAVENLASLGQHDAIGYVNGIFVQDGYVIHIPDNSCFLKPIELQSLYAGGQAHVRFSVRFGAKSKATFIERHRAMTTNNSFVSSISEIRVGAGAEVVWVMIQQQGKDDVHLGQLRIILEKEASLKLVVINAGGSLVRQEIFLDINGKDSGMMLRGINLLRNETHNDLSVVLHHNTIDTRSSQIIRNVVLDQANGVFQGMIRVARDAQRTDARMACNSLLVSNKGSFSVKPELEIFANDVQCGHGATISDIDHRHLYYLMARGIPECKARSLLIHAFIIEILSDLEDPQLIEAVENIFSLWLEK, encoded by the coding sequence ATGCTTCCCGGTAATCAGGATGTGTTGGCAGTGCGTAATCGTTTATTTCAGGATTTTTGTAATCAAGGGTTTCCAACACCAAAAGTTGAATTTTGGCATTATACTAATCTAAAGACATTATTAAAATCCCTTCCAGAAGACAAAGAATTCAGTTTTGATAATCTAGTACCTGATTGTTTGGTAAAAGATAGTTACCAACTTTTTGTTAAACAGGGAAAAGCCTATGATACTAAAATAACTGGAATCAATATTGATCGTTTTTCTCAGTTTCTAGAGAATGGTAAAGCAGTAGAAAATCTGGCATCTCTTGGTCAACATGATGCTATTGGATACGTTAATGGAATATTCGTCCAAGATGGTTATGTTATTCATATTCCAGATAATTCTTGCTTTTTGAAACCAATAGAATTGCAATCTTTATATGCAGGTGGGCAAGCACATGTTCGGTTTTCTGTGAGATTTGGAGCGAAGTCAAAAGCAACTTTTATAGAACGTCATAGAGCAATGACAACTAATAATAGTTTTGTCTCCTCAATTTCAGAAATAAGAGTTGGAGCTGGCGCAGAAGTTGTTTGGGTAATGATACAACAACAAGGTAAAGATGATGTTCATCTTGGACAATTAAGGATTATCTTGGAAAAAGAAGCATCCCTAAAACTCGTTGTTATTAATGCAGGCGGTTCTTTAGTTCGACAGGAAATTTTTCTGGATATTAACGGTAAAGATTCTGGGATGATGTTGCGAGGCATTAATTTGTTGAGGAATGAAACGCATAATGATCTTTCTGTAGTTTTGCATCATAATACGATTGATACACGTTCTTCACAGATAATTCGGAATGTGGTATTGGATCAAGCGAATGGTGTATTTCAAGGGATGATACGTGTTGCGCGTGATGCTCAGAGAACAGATGCTCGTATGGCATGTAATTCTTTGTTGGTTTCAAATAAAGGAAGTTTTTCTGTCAAGCCAGAACTGGAAATTTTTGCAAATGATGTTCAGTGTGGTCATGGGGCAACAATTTCTGATATTGATCATCGTCATCTTTATTATCTCATGGCTCGAGGTATCCCAGAATGTAAAGCTCGTTCTTTGTTAATTCATGCGTTTATTATTGAAATTCTCTCTGATTTAGAAGATCCGCAATTAATTGAAGCAGTAGAGAACATCTTTTCCTTGTGGTTAGAGAAATAG